A genomic window from Flintibacter sp. KGMB00164 includes:
- the prfA gene encoding peptide chain release factor 1: MQDKLAAIEAKYSQIEARLSASETYEDPALVAKLNKEQTELQPLVETYRTYLRTQQSHREAESLLGDPEMKELAQEEWRQSKEELERLEHQLKILLLPKDPNDDKNVIVEIRAGVGGEEAALFAHSLYRMYSMFAEANHWKTEVDSISETELGGVKEISFTIEGDGAYSRLKFESGVHRVQRVPETESGGRVHTSTVTVAVLPEMETADVQINPADIEMQVFRSSGAGGQHVNKTSSAVRLIHKPTGTVVECQQERSQFQNRDKAMRILASRLYEAEQEKISSEYTAQRRSQVGSGMRNERIRTYNFPQGRVTDHRIGLTLYKIDNIMNGDLNEVIDALAAADQAERLQSSDTN, encoded by the coding sequence ATGCAGGACAAACTGGCCGCCATTGAGGCCAAATACAGCCAGATCGAGGCCCGCCTAAGCGCCTCCGAGACCTACGAGGACCCGGCTCTGGTGGCCAAACTGAATAAGGAACAGACCGAGCTCCAGCCTCTGGTGGAGACCTACCGCACCTACCTCCGTACCCAGCAGAGCCACCGGGAAGCTGAGAGCCTGCTGGGCGACCCCGAGATGAAGGAGCTGGCCCAGGAGGAGTGGCGGCAGTCCAAAGAGGAGCTGGAGCGGCTGGAGCATCAGCTGAAGATCCTGCTGCTGCCCAAGGACCCCAACGACGACAAAAACGTCATCGTGGAGATCCGGGCGGGGGTCGGCGGCGAGGAAGCTGCCCTGTTTGCCCACTCCCTGTACCGCATGTACTCCATGTTTGCCGAGGCCAACCACTGGAAGACCGAGGTGGACAGCATCAGCGAAACGGAGCTTGGAGGGGTGAAGGAAATTTCCTTTACCATTGAAGGAGACGGAGCCTACTCCCGCTTAAAATTTGAAAGCGGAGTCCATCGGGTGCAGCGGGTGCCGGAGACCGAATCCGGTGGCCGGGTGCACACCTCCACCGTGACGGTGGCAGTGCTCCCCGAGATGGAGACCGCTGACGTGCAGATTAACCCCGCTGATATTGAGATGCAGGTGTTCCGTTCCTCCGGCGCGGGCGGCCAGCACGTCAATAAGACTTCCTCCGCCGTGCGCCTCATCCATAAGCCCACGGGCACCGTGGTGGAGTGCCAGCAGGAGCGCAGCCAGTTCCAGAACCGAGACAAGGCTATGCGTATTCTGGCCTCCCGGCTCTACGAGGCAGAGCAGGAGAAAATCTCCAGCGAGTATACCGCCCAGCGGCGAAGCCAGGTGGGCAGCGGCATGCGTAACGAGCGCATCCGTACCTATAACTTCCCTCAGGGACGGGTCACTGACCACCGGATTGGCCTGACCCTCTACAAGATCGACAACATCATGAACGGTGACCTCAACGAAGTCATCGACGCTCTGGCTGCCGCCGATCAGGCGGAACGTCTTCAGTCAAGCGATACCAATTAA
- a CDS encoding HAD family hydrolase, whose translation MYKHVIFDLDGTLLNTIDDLADTGNHVCELRGWPTHTVAEFKLMVGNGIPKLVERFAPQGTSQEVLDQAFQEFMDWYGVHKEDKTAPYAGMPEVTKALREAGVSIAVLSNKADVMAGPVVEHYYPGIFPVVQGALPGLPTKPDPTLLHKLMDRLGATQEDTLFVGDSNVDIRTAKNGGLTGCGVLWGFRSREELEAAGADVIVSTPQELLDLILKD comes from the coding sequence ATGTACAAGCATGTAATCTTTGACCTGGACGGTACCCTGCTTAACACCATCGACGATCTGGCGGACACCGGAAATCATGTCTGCGAACTCCGCGGCTGGCCCACCCACACGGTGGCTGAGTTCAAGCTGATGGTGGGTAATGGCATTCCCAAGCTGGTGGAGCGCTTCGCTCCCCAGGGGACCAGCCAGGAAGTGCTGGATCAGGCTTTCCAGGAGTTTATGGACTGGTATGGCGTCCACAAGGAGGACAAGACCGCCCCTTACGCCGGTATGCCCGAGGTAACCAAGGCTCTGCGGGAGGCTGGGGTGTCCATCGCGGTACTGTCCAACAAGGCAGACGTGATGGCCGGCCCGGTGGTGGAGCACTATTACCCGGGAATTTTCCCTGTGGTTCAGGGGGCGCTGCCCGGCCTGCCTACCAAGCCCGACCCCACGCTCCTTCATAAGCTGATGGACCGCTTGGGGGCCACCCAGGAGGACACCCTGTTTGTGGGAGACAGCAACGTGGATATCCGCACGGCGAAAAACGGCGGCCTCACCGGATGCGGCGTGCTGTGGGGCTTTCGGAGCCGGGAGGAGCTGGAGGCGGCGGGAGCCGACGTGATCGTCTCCACGCCTCAGGAGCTGCTGGATCTTATTTTGAAGGACTGA
- a CDS encoding L-threonylcarbamoyladenylate synthase, with protein MNTKRLTEHDIDEAAAILRDGGLLGIPTETVYGLGANGLNEEAVAHIFEAKGRPQDNPLILHIPDASWLERYCKDIPLTAYQLAKAYWPGPMTMILKRKDIVPDAVTAGLDTVGMRCPAHPLCREIIAASGVPVAAPSGNTSGRPSPTTAQHMLEDMDGKIDAIVDGGPCSVGVESTIIDLTETPARLLRPGGITLEQLEAVLGEVAVDPAVTRLMGAGEQPKAPGMKYRHYAPKAPVTVVTGDPKKSAEYIAAHAGAEDGIICFDEFLPLFTRRSETRPVMDLGPAGDKEEQARHIFDALRSFDHTSVPAIWAQCPDTTGIGLAIANRLNKAAGFHIIQV; from the coding sequence TTGAATACAAAGCGATTGACAGAACATGATATCGATGAGGCAGCTGCCATCCTGCGGGATGGTGGACTGCTGGGTATCCCCACCGAGACGGTATACGGTCTGGGGGCCAACGGCCTTAACGAGGAGGCTGTGGCTCACATTTTTGAAGCCAAGGGCCGTCCCCAGGATAACCCTCTCATCTTACATATCCCAGATGCCTCTTGGCTCGAGAGGTATTGCAAGGATATTCCCTTGACAGCTTATCAGCTGGCGAAGGCCTACTGGCCCGGCCCCATGACCATGATTTTGAAGCGGAAGGACATTGTCCCTGACGCGGTGACGGCCGGACTGGACACAGTAGGTATGCGCTGTCCCGCCCACCCTCTGTGCAGAGAGATCATTGCGGCCTCCGGAGTGCCGGTGGCGGCCCCTTCGGGAAATACCTCCGGTCGTCCCAGCCCCACCACGGCCCAGCACATGCTGGAGGATATGGATGGCAAGATCGACGCCATCGTAGACGGCGGCCCCTGTTCCGTGGGGGTGGAGTCCACCATTATTGATCTCACCGAGACGCCAGCCCGACTGCTGCGGCCCGGCGGCATCACCCTGGAGCAGCTGGAGGCAGTGCTGGGGGAGGTGGCCGTAGACCCGGCAGTCACCCGTCTCATGGGAGCCGGAGAGCAGCCCAAGGCGCCCGGCATGAAGTATCGCCACTACGCCCCCAAGGCTCCGGTTACCGTGGTCACCGGCGACCCGAAAAAGAGTGCGGAGTATATCGCCGCCCACGCCGGGGCGGAGGACGGGATCATCTGTTTTGACGAGTTTTTGCCTCTGTTCACGAGACGGTCTGAGACGAGGCCCGTCATGGACTTAGGTCCGGCAGGGGACAAGGAGGAGCAGGCCCGGCACATCTTTGACGCCCTGCGCTCCTTTGACCACACCAGTGTACCCGCCATCTGGGCCCAGTGCCCCGACACCACCGGCATTGGCCTGGCCATTGCCAACCGACTGAACAAGGCGGCGGGATTTCATATTATCCAGGTTTAA
- a CDS encoding helix-turn-helix transcriptional regulator, translating to MTLGENLQRLRKEKGLSQEDVARALFVSRQTISKWETDKAEPGVDNLKALANLYEVTLDQLTGRAQTETDSKESYEQTPSDQYRTMALIRLAVWLAVAAAGQLHGGEPFQVLAFAGTLGSAAVFLSLWFRSIYVWGGILCGEGLSILVSAICIICAKQLALGIISVGLAAMLGIWVKYLTSQSVRQLFYEK from the coding sequence ATGACGCTGGGCGAAAACCTGCAAAGACTGCGAAAAGAGAAGGGACTGTCCCAGGAGGATGTGGCCCGGGCGCTGTTCGTGTCCCGTCAGACCATCTCAAAATGGGAGACAGACAAGGCAGAGCCGGGAGTGGATAACTTAAAGGCCCTGGCTAATCTCTATGAGGTTACTTTGGACCAGTTGACCGGCCGAGCTCAGACGGAGACGGATTCCAAAGAGTCGTATGAGCAAACACCTTCTGACCAATACCGGACCATGGCTCTCATTCGCCTGGCAGTTTGGCTGGCGGTGGCAGCGGCAGGTCAACTGCATGGGGGCGAGCCTTTCCAGGTCCTTGCCTTTGCGGGGACGCTGGGCTCTGCAGCAGTTTTTCTGAGCCTTTGGTTCCGCAGCATCTATGTGTGGGGCGGCATCCTGTGTGGGGAAGGGCTTAGTATCCTTGTGTCCGCCATCTGCATCATCTGTGCAAAGCAGCTGGCCTTAGGGATTATCAGTGTGGGTTTGGCGGCTATGCTCGGAATCTGGGTAAAATATCTGACCTCTCAATCGGTTCGTCAGCTGTTTTATGAAAAATGA
- the coaE gene encoding dephospho-CoA kinase (Dephospho-CoA kinase (CoaE) performs the final step in coenzyme A biosynthesis.), with protein sequence MTIIGITGPTGAGKTTALREIEKLGGAVIDCDAVYHDLLERDIALQEMLESAFGPLRDESGAIDRKKLGTIVFGDPEKLEKLNTIAQTATVRRTQELLEEYRAKGRKLVAIDAIALLESPLANLCNATIAVIAPQEVRVQRIMAREGISEEYAWSRVKAQKSDDYFTEGCDYTLYNDCAQAEEFALRAKTLVESILQEHIQ encoded by the coding sequence ATGACCATTATTGGCATCACCGGCCCCACCGGGGCAGGGAAGACCACCGCGCTACGGGAGATTGAAAAGCTGGGAGGCGCAGTCATTGACTGCGATGCTGTGTACCACGACCTTCTGGAACGTGATATTGCATTACAGGAGATGCTGGAGAGTGCTTTTGGCCCACTGCGGGACGAGAGCGGGGCCATTGACCGGAAAAAGCTGGGGACCATCGTTTTCGGAGATCCGGAGAAGCTGGAGAAACTCAATACCATTGCCCAGACCGCCACAGTGCGGCGTACCCAGGAATTGCTGGAGGAGTACCGCGCCAAGGGAAGAAAACTGGTGGCCATTGATGCCATTGCTTTGCTGGAGAGCCCGCTGGCTAATCTATGTAACGCCACCATTGCAGTGATCGCGCCTCAGGAGGTGCGGGTGCAGCGCATCATGGCTCGGGAGGGCATTTCGGAGGAGTACGCCTGGTCCCGGGTCAAGGCCCAAAAGAGCGACGACTACTTTACCGAAGGCTGCGACTATACCTTATATAATGACTGTGCCCAGGCGGAAGAATTTGCGCTTCGGGCCAAGACGTTGGTAGAATCGATTTTACAGGAACACATACAATAA